A window of the Canis aureus isolate CA01 chromosome 29, VMU_Caureus_v.1.0, whole genome shotgun sequence genome harbors these coding sequences:
- the KAZALD1 gene encoding kazal-type serine protease inhibitor domain-containing protein 1, giving the protein MPPPPAAALALPSLLLLLLLRTPPPTGARPSPGPDYLRRGWLRLLAEGEGCAPCRPEDCAAPRGCLAGRVRDACGCCWECANLEGQLCDLDPSAHFYGRCGEQLECRLDAGGDLSRGEVPEPLCACRSQRPLCGSDGRTYAQICRLQEAARARPDANLTVAHPGPCESEPQIVLHPYDIWNVTGQDVIFGCEVFAYPMASIEWRKDGLDIQLPGDDPHISVQFRGGPQRFEVTGWLQIQAVRPSDEGIYRCLARNALGQVEAPASLTVLTPDQLNSTGLPQLPSLHLVPEEVESEEGEDYY; this is encoded by the exons ATGCCACCGCCACCCGCTgctgccctggctctgccctcgctactgctgctgctgctgctacggACGCCGCCCCCGACAGGCGCGCGGCCGTCCCCAGGCCCCGATTACCTGCGGCGCGGCTGGCTGCGGCTGCTGGCGGAGGGCGAGGGCTGCGCTCCCTGCCGGCCAGAAGACTGCGCCGCGCCGCGGGGCTGCCTGGCCGGCCGGGTGCGCGACGCGTGCGGCTGCTGTTGGGAATGCGCCAACCTCGAGGGCCAGCTCTGCGACCTGGACCCCAGCGCCCACTTCTATGGGCGCTGCGGCGAGCAGCTTGAGTGCCGGTTGGACGCAGGCGGCGACCTGAGCCGCGGAGAGGTTCCCGAGCCTCTGTGTGCCTGCCGCTCGCAGCGCCCGCTTTGCGGATCCGACGGCCGCACCTACGCGCAGATCTGCCGCCTGCAGGAGGCGGCCCGTGCTCGGCCGGACGCCAACCTCACTGTGGCGCACCCGGGGCCCTGCGAATCGG AGCCTCAGATCGTGTTGCACCCATATGACATTTGGAACGTGACGGGGCAGGACGTGATCTTTGGCTGTGAGGTGTTTGCATACCCCATGGCATCCATCGAGTGGAGGAAGGACGGCTTGGACATTCAGCTACCAGGGGATGATCCCCACATCTCAGTGCAG TTCAGGGGTGGACCCCAGAGGTTTGAGGTGACAGGCTGGCTACAGATCCAGGCTGTGCGTCCCAGCGATGAGGGTATCTACCGCTGCCTGGCTCGCAATGCTCTGGGCCAGGTGGAGGCCCCAGCTAGCCTGACAGTGCTCACACCAG ACCAGCTGAACTCCACAGGCCTCCCCCAGCTGCCATCCCTGCATCTGGTTCCTGAGGAGGTTGAGAGTGAAGAGGGAGAAGATTATTACTAG